The genomic interval ACACATTGAACACCACAAAACACAAATGTATGTCTGTGAAGGATGGCATTTGAGGGTAAAGAGCAGGGATTCTAGAAACAGGCTGTGAGAGTTTGAAGCAAGGTTCTGTCGCATTCTGGTTGGGTCTGCTTGGGCcaccataacaaagtaccactgACTGGGTAGATTAAACATGAATgtgttttctcacaattctggaagctAGAAGTACAAGGTCAAGTTATCAGCAGGTCTGGTttctctgaggcctctctccttagcTTGTGGATGGCAGCCTtcaccctgtgtcctcacatggtcttgcatgtctgtgtccaaatttcctcttcttatcaGGACACAAGTCAGACTGAATTAGGACTCACCTAatagcctcattttaacttaattactgcTTTAAAAACTCTATCTCCAAGTACAGTCACATTCTGCAGTACCAGGGTGAGGGCTTCAATGTATGCTTTGGGGGGACATAGGTCAGCCCCTAACAGATGATCCTGAGAAAGTTACCTAACATTCCTCTGTCatgaaatgagtataattatgTTTATCAAGAGGACCATTATGAAAAATCAATGTGACAATGCATGCAGTGCCCAGCACatgaacatttacattttatttattatttatgtttcccATTACATAGCTCTGTTCTCTCTCTACAGCCAGCCACCTCatcccctctttccctcctctcacTAACAAAACTCCCCTGCTACCCAGTGCAAGGCCTTTCTTCTTCTGTCGTAGGAGCTTCTGAGCAAAGCACTGGGAAGTGGCAGGTGCTACAGCCTGAGGGCCCCATGCTGGTGGCAGAAGGTGAGACCCTCTTATTGAGGTGCACGGTGATTGGCTCCTGCATTGACAACATGATAAAGTGGGTCAAGGTGAGCTCTCAGGATGAGCAAGAAATTTATAACTTCAAACGTGGCTTCTTCCCTGGAGTGGTGCCCATGACCCAACAGATATCAGAGCCACTGAACTGTGATTATTCCATCTATATCCACAATGTGACCAAGGAGCATGCTGGAACCTACCACTGTGTGAAGTTTGATGGTTTGAGTGAACATTCAGAAAAGAAGGCAGATGAGGGCACCTTGGTGCTTGTGAAAGGTGAGTATTAGGCCCTGCAGGGCATATATTCGCTCTGATACGTCTCCCGCAGCAGTTGCCCTCATCCACAATCGAGTATCACACAGGTCTCAGTGGCATACCGCGGTAGGTATGTGTATCTCACATGCATATTTACATGCAGCGGGGTGGGTTCACTCCTGTCTCGTACCAGGGCCATTGGGCAAGCAAGCCCAGAGGGTCAATCTCAGCTCCCCAAACACCTTAAGCCTCTGCACACATGTCTGCTAACAGCCCATTGGCTAAAAAAGTCACGTGACTCAGCTCCAATCAAGGGACAAGGAAGAGTACTCTTCTACCATAAGACCTCGAGGACAGTGTGGATGTACCACATCACTGGAGTGGAGTCAAGACCTGGAGACAAGTCAGTCCCTAAGTAATTAGTCATGGCTTTTTGTAAGTCCACCAGGGTGACCTGGATATCCAAACCCTGGGCCTGTCATTCAATAGCAGTGTGTTCTTAAATCAGCCACTGCGGCTTAAGTGTTTAGCTTGTAAAATAGACAACAAAATTTGTACTTCAAGGGTCGATCAGGTGGTTAAATAGAAGAGCAGATGCTTATGAACCACCCTGTAAAATGGTGATGTGGAGTGTCGGGGTGGGGGAGAGGTTTATTTTAATTTGATGCCAGCATTTCAGGAAGGCTTCCCAGCTCTTTCCAAGCTGTGATGATGCCTCCTCTGTAGTACTGCAGTCTTCTGGATCTCCAGCTGCACCACCAGACTGACAATGGTTTCAGGGCAGAGCATTTGCCTGTCTTATGGAGATTTCATTTTCCCCAGTCCTAGCATCAGTACATAGTAAATACTCAGAACTTCTTTACTGAATGAACCAACTAGTGATtaaggaaagaaagcaagaggGAGTGGTGGAGTGAAGCAATtgagaaagggggaagggagggaagataTGAGGGAGAGAGTGAACGGGcaatgaaggaagagaaggaatccAACAAGGACCCTCTCTTTGGCTTCAGGAGCCGAGGACCCTGAGCCTGACCTCTGGATCATCCAGCCCCAGGAGATGGTGTTGGTGACCACTGGAGATACTGTCTTCCTGAACTGCACAGTGTTTGGAAATGGTCCCTCTGGATCCATTAGGTGGTTTCTGGGGACTGGTCTGAGCCGGGAGGCCATTTACAACTTTGGAGGCATCTCCTACTCGAACGTGACAGCAGTGCGGGCCTCCAACAATGACTTCAGCATTCTTCTGCCAGACATCTCCACTAAGGATGCTGGCACCTATTACTGTGTAAAGTTTCACAGGAAACTCAACAGACAATACCTTTCTGGACAGGGCACCATGCTGAGAGTGAAAGGTAAGACAGGTGATCCAGGAGGTATCAGGGGACAGGAGCAGATGGGTCACAGGAACTTTTCACCATGTTTCAAACAAGCCAgctcttctcagcctccatgTCTTTACATAAGCTGTTCCCTTACCTGAAatgctttctccttttctctgagaactcctactcatccttcaaggcCCAGCACAAAGGGCCCCTCCTCTTTGAAACTTTCTCTTCTTCCAAGGTAGAGTTAATTTCTTCCCATTCTGGGCTCTATGGAATTTTGAGTAGAACAttaataattcaacaaatatctattgCATGTTTGTTGAGTATCCTGTACTGTACTAGGTGCTGAAGACACTGCAATGAATCAGACATTGTTCCTACCCCAGAGATGCTCATCCACCATAAATGCAGGGTTTAACTTCTAGGGAGAAACTGGCAGACGCATTTCAGTGGCCATAGCTCCTGGCACAGGAGCTCAGGAAGTGCCAGAAGAGAACAGTGAGAGGAAGTGTGAGAAAGCTTCTCTCCTTTGCAGCAAAACCCACCACTTCCCAAGAGGCAGAATTCTCTGATGAACATGTGGCCAGGATGTTTCCAACAGGTGAGTATACCTATCTCAATGGAGTTAATAAGTTTCCCACAGGcaagggggggtgggggtggtagtGCATGGATGGCTTGGTCATAAGAAAGGAGCAGTTCCAGACTTCTGGGGCTCACCTGCCACCATGAAAGTTCCCAGGGCTCCATCCCAACAGTGGGACTTGGAACAGTTCAATCAAGAAAGGACTTCCTAACAGCTGGCACCATCTCAATGATCAGCGGGTGGTTTTAGTTGAAAGGTAATGAGCTCCCCATGATTCAGAGTGTAAGGACACACTGAAGCCATGAACAACAGTGCCAAAGAACATGGCTTTGTAGCCAAGCCTCTTGGACAGAGCCCCTTTCTAGCCATGTGATCAGGTGCCGGACGCCTCACTCCTTGAATCTCTGGTGTCTGACTCTATGAACTGGTGCAGGGGTGGGGAGTGTGAATCAGAGAGCCTCCTGGGGTTGACATGAATCCAGTGAGATCATACGTGCCAACTGTCCagaactgtgcctggcacatcacCTGGTAACACCTGGGGCCACTCAGTAACTGGCAGGAGCTTGTCAAGAGGGTCAGATTAGTCTTCCTGAGGCTCAGCCCTGTTCCTGCCATTCATGGAAGCCAGGTCAGCTGGAGCCCATCACTGGGCCACCCCCATTATGAGTCtgtgtcctcatctataaaaattgGATCACTATCATACATTGTGGGGTTAGTGTGAGGATTACATTAGGCAATTAGGAAGAGCTTGACTCCAAGTCTGAGACAGAGGAGCTGAGTAATTAATACATGGAAGCTGTTTTCTATTATTATCAGAGGTTAGGGATGCTGTTGAGATTATCACAGGTGCAGACAGGATATGGGGCAAGGCTTCCTTTGGCCCAGATGGAGGGATAGTCTTTGTTCTCCTCTCCCAAGGCAGAAAATATAAGGCTGCAGAGGTTACAGCAGCTGGACCCAGGCTCACCCACAGGTACTGAAGTATGAGCCATGGGGCACTCACCAGAGGTCCTGCCTGAGCTCTCCCGTGTCCCCCAGGCCTCCTGTCTGTGCTGGCACCTGTGGTTCTAGGGCTGAAGATGGTGACCTTGGCTGCACTCCTACTGGCTGTGACTGTCTGCCGGAGGAACCCTGAGCAGGAAGACTTGAAGACCCCAGGCCCAGCAGAGCTGTGCACATCTTAGCACAGGGCAAAGGACAAGGGTGAGGGTCAGCCTCAGCATGGACcctctgaaagaagccagacatctTCGACTATTTCTCAGGCTCTGGATGCTTCCTGGGCCTCATGACAAATTCCTAGATCCCCACATGGGTTTGGGTTTACCTGGTGAGATTCTCCTCTTGGCACTGGGCTCCCTCCGATGTGTTTCCTGTCTGCTCTCAGCCTGTTCAAGCCCTCTTTGCCCTTCTggttctggctctggctctggtcTCTCGTCTATACCCTTGTCCCTGCTGCAGCCTCTTCTGTAGGGCTGTCCCTTTTTCTCCACCTCTGCACATCTTTCCTGTCCTTCAAATATCCCACTCAGAGGCTGCTTCCCAGAAGGTGTCCCTGGGCATCTGTGAGCTGGTCCAGCCTGCCCACCTATGCACCTCTATTTACACTCTTCTCTGCCCTCTTCCcaccttcttttcttccctcctggCTGGTTGGATGAGTCTAAGAGTTAGAATGCAGGTCTGGCAACGACAACAAAGCTTTTAAATAACAGTGGCTTAAGCCAGAAGAAACTTGACTTCTCTGGTAATATCCAGCCACGATCAGGACAGGCAATACTGGGGCTGCCTGGTTTTGAGGCCTGGGATTCCTTGATCTTGTTGTTCCCAGTTCTACAATCCAAGCAGCTGGACCGGGGAAGAAGGCAAGGGCGGGCAGCACCATCCTCCCCTTAAAGGGCGTAGGCAGGAATTCGACCACCTCACCTACCTTTAATTGACTGGAATGAGGTCTCAGGGTCACatttaactgcaaaaaaaggcaGGAAATGTAATCTTTATCCTGGCAGCAATGTGCCCTGCTGAGCTGGAGGGTAGATAATTGGGAATAACCAATAATCTTCACCACAGTGACATAATACAGGCAGCGTCCAACTTGCTATGTAGAACACCTGAGTTTAATTTCCAGCGCCTTTTCCCACCATCACCCCCACTAGGGGAGCATTAATGTAGAGCACTAGTTCTCAAAAAGAGTCATTTTGCCCCAGATGGGACTTCTGCCAATgttagagacatttttggttgtcacagttTTGGTGGTGCTACCaccatctagtgggtagaggctaGGTGCTGCCAAACATTTTCGTTGTCACCCTACAACAAAGAATGATATGATGCAAAGTGTCGGTAGTGCAGAGGTTGAAAAGCCCCGATGTAGGGGAAAGTTGGGGTGCCGGGGAGTCAGATATGCTTGACTTCTAATCCCGAGGCCTCTGCTTCCTCCCTGGGTGTCCTTAGTGACTGATCAGTCACTTCACCTCAGGCAACATTGAGGATTTCTCTGCATTGTGTAAGAACCAATCCAATTCCACATGTACTGGGAGCCTAACACGTGCTGTGGgctgtatacatgtatacatgcgaatttccttttctctttccaggTAGACATTTATTAGCACCTACAGTGGTGGAACATGGATTAATCTGAATGTTTTATAACAAACAAACAGTGTGAACCAAGCCAAAGAAGAGATTAATTTAGTCtgagaattaaataaatcatTGAATTACCAGACATGCCCCCTCATCACCAAAGATATCCACGTTTTAGTCTTTAGGacctgtgaatgttaccttatatggaaaaaaacaaaaaaaggactcAGCAGGTGTGATTAAATTTAGAACTTTGAGATGGGGAGGTTTTCCTGGATGTTCCAGATGGGCCCCAAAAGaaatcacaagtgtccttataaaagagagacagagagagagttgatgtgggggaagaggagaaagcgACTTCATCacaaaggcagagactggagtgccGTGACCAGAAGCTCAGGAACACCAATAGCCCCTGGAGGCTGGAAGAAACAGTGGATTCTCCCTCATAGACCCTTGAGGGAGTGTggccctgccaacatcttgatttcagactttaGGCCTCCAAAACTAGGAGAGGATGAagttgtgttgttttaagttaaATTTGTGGTCTTTTGTTGCAGCAGCCACAGGAAGTTAAAACAGCAGGAGCATGGAGCTGGGCCTCCAGATAACTGCAGGTGGGTCCCGATCTCCCCAACCCCTGCAAACCCCCTACTCCGCAGTTGCTGTGTGCACCAGTCCCTGCCATCCCCTCAGACCTCTCTCCCGCCACCCCTTAAGCTCACTTTGTTCCAGTGCCCACCCGGTCTTAACCATACCAAGATCCCTAAGTCATTCAAGTGTCCACTCAGCCCTTCCTTCCAGAGGCCTCTCTGGACCACTCAATTCATACTGGCGCCTCCATCACTCCCCTGCACCACTTCAGCTGTCTTCAGGGCATTTACtgctcctgaaaaaaaaaaaaaggtgtgtgtTTCCTTGATAGGTGTTACTTGTCCCCACTAGAATTTGAGCTCCCTAAGGGTAGAAACCTAACTTTCCATTCATTCAGTCACCCCAAAACGGTTCAAGGCACAAATCAGTGTGCCGTGAATGAAACAGAAAAGTCTGCTCTCTCGGAGCTCACCTCCTCCAGAGAGAAGACAAACAATGAGCAGGCAGACGTGACGAGTAAAAGGTTGCACGGGAGTGAGCATGAGGGCATCATGACGCAGGATGAGAGGGACAAGGCACCAGGGCAAGGGGGAGGTGACAGTATTTTATTTAGGGCTGGGTCAGAAGAATCTTCATGGATAAAGAGAAatttgagctgagacctgaaggaagggagggaggggactcTGCTGATATCCCAGAAAAGCTGAACAAGCACaaggaacagccagtgcaaaggctcTGAGGCAGAAGCGAGCTTGCCACAGCATGGAAACAACAAACGCCAAGCAGAATACTTAGCGCATGTTAGACCCCAGTAAACATCTGAGGGGATGTGcagagtcgtgctggagttctttGTCTTGAAAACCTGGCTACACAGGTTCAATTCCAGTTCTCCTCATTATCCTTAGGTgagtttccttatctgttaaCGGGCAATAATATTAGTACCACCCTTATTAGGTAGTTTTGGCGGTGAAACGCATTGGTGCCTGTGAAGAACTGCCTGCCCCTGGTGCATGGGAAGCACTAGGTAACTGTTACCATTATAGGATGCAGGCATGCGGTCATTATGCAGTTAAGTTTATAAACAGCAGTCGCCATTCTCCACATGGCAGGGAGTGTGGCGTTTCACAGGACCTGGCCACTTGTGTCTTCAGCCACCAGAGGGCCCTACTCAGCTCAGATTCCATTGGAAAACCCTAGCAGGGGTcctccaacctttttttttttcttttgtagagacagagtttcactttatggccctcggtagagtgccgtggcctcacacagctcacagcaacctccaactcctgggcttaggcgattctcctgcctcagcctcccgagtagctgggactacaggcgcccgccacaacgcccggctaggtcctccaactttttaaacagggggcctattcactgtccctcagactgttggagggcaggactacagtttaagaaaaaaactatgaacaaattcctatgcacgctgcacatatcttattttgaagtaaaaaaaacaaaacgggaacaaatacaatcacactgcctcatgtggcccgccggcggaagtttgaggacccctgctggcCCTGGTTTAGTAAAATGATTTATAGAGACATGGCagtagtgggggaggggagagtggcTCCAAAAGAAGTGAAAGTGTGTGTGTTGGTTCAATGGCATTGGAACACGATTTGGCAAACCTAGTAGAGCTGAAAAGGCACAAATTCTATATAACCCTCCAATTCTCCTTGTGGTTGTACACAAACTAAAGGTGAATAATTCAGGGCCTTGGTGGGCATTCAGGAGCACCTGCTGTCTTCAGGTTGAAAGGGTGGGAAATGAAAGGGAGACAGTTCCTTAGTCCAGCCCCTCTACTCCTTTGGAGCCTGGAAAACTGCACAGACAGGATGACCCACCAAAGACAGAGAAGAGAGCAGGCCACAGGGAGGCCACAGCCCCTATTAAGGGCTGCAGCGCATTCTCAAGAGTCCTGGTTGGGCCTCTGGATCTGAACCAAGGAAAGTGAGTGACGGCACTCCAGCCTCCCTGAATAGAAGCATctatttctctcccttccctcctatttttctccttcctgtggccctttatctcttccttttccctcccaCGGTTGCTGCCCCAACCTCAACCTCTGTACAAGGAGCCTGCACTAAGGTTGCCCCGGGCCCAGCCTCCATGGCAGCAAGAGATGTGTCTGTTCACATCACTCTCTTCAGGAAGAGCCTCTAGCTGTTCCTCAGATAAAACCTAGAgttggaggaagaggaaaggcagATACCATTCAATAGGGGCCTGCTATGTCCTGACAACCCAAGGATGGTCACGCCTTCTTGCCCAGGCCTGGCATTTCCTTTTACCATGTCCCAACACTGAACCCCAGGGGTTCACCCCAAGGTAAAAGGAGGCACCAGGCCTGGACAAGAAGAGTCTTTCCTCCTCCAGAGACACAAGCTCTGATTGCAGCTGTCTGTCAACAGGTGGGGGAGGCAGGGGATCCCAGGCCTGCTCGCACATGGAATTACATGTTCCTCAACTCTATGCAGATGGCACTGCAGAATGGCACTTGCTACAGAGATAGTTCTCAACCTTGCTTTTTAGCTTACCATTTGAGGTTTATGCAGTGGATAAAGTTGCCTGCAGCTCTAATTCATTCATCTTCACAGCTATACAGTACTCTGTTGTATATTACATCTGTGATGTCCACTGATGGATGGAGACATCCGTGTTCCAGTTTCTCATTGCAACAGAGACAGTTTCCTTGTGTTTCCTGGTGCATGCGTGCAAGAGTTCCCCCACTGTATACAACCATAGGAAGAATTGGAGAGTTATATAGGATCTATGCCTCTTCAGCTCCACTAGGTTTGCCAAATCGTGTTCCAAGGCCATTGATCCAACACACTCCCACCAGATGCAGGACAATTACGACTGCCTCGTGCCCATGCCAAGACTTCCTACATCCCGAGTTGTGAAAATTTTTACTAGTTGGTGTTGGATAGGGAAAGAGGacatgtcattgtggttttaatggGTCTCACTGCTAACTAATGTAGCTTAGCAGCTTTCCATACACAGGTTGGCGATACTATTACTTTATCATTATCATTAGTGGATTTGGAAAAGCTGTGAAAAATGAGAGTAATAGTCCCAAATTTGCTGAGGCAGTGGTAACAGGAAGGTTGAGAGGTGCTGGAAGGCTTGAACAACAGTTAAGGAATGTAGTTTGCTCCACCTAGCAGTACTCCCTGGGCCACTAAGCTATAAGGGGTCTAGTGCTTAGAGGGTTGGAGAGGGAAATCGCAGGAGACACACAGCTCCTGCCCACAGTGAAGTCACCACCAGTGAGGAGACAGCAGAGGACATActaatggaagctggggtggaGCTAAAGATGGTGGAGGCTGGGACAGAAGGGAGGGTCTGGGTGTGAGGCTAGTGTGAAAAAAAAGGTGAGGATGAGGCTGGAGGGGGCTTAGGATAAAACCTGGGGTGGAGGTGGGCCTTGGAGGGTAGGGTGCATGTGGTATTGGGCGTGGGGTTAGAGATGAAAGTGGGGCTGGGTGAGTCAGGAGGTGGTGGTGGAGCGTCTGCAAAGTAGGGGTGAGGCTGGAGGTGGTAGTGATAGTGCAACTTGGGGATGGGGCTAGGGATGGGAGGGTAGGGCTGGAAGCTGGCGACTGTGGTTGGAAGTAGGCCAATATAGCTAGAGCTGGATCTTCAGCACTGCCTCCTCTCCCCAGTTTTGTTAGGAACACTTAGATAGGTGTTATATAAATGTAGTTTCAAGTTCATGCCCTCACATCCTCTTCTAGTCAAATTGCTGCCCTAAATTCCTCCAGTCAGTTAAGCTGGAGCCACCTCCAGAAACTAGACATAGGAATTGACCAGCACAGTGCCACAGGGCAAGGAGAGACAGGGTGGAGCAGTGGTTAGGAGCATAGTCTCA from Nycticebus coucang isolate mNycCou1 chromosome 21, mNycCou1.pri, whole genome shotgun sequence carries:
- the SIRPB2 gene encoding signal-regulatory protein beta-2; this encodes MLVAEGETLLLRCTVIGSCIDNMIKWVKVSSQDEQEIYNFKRGFFPGVVPMTQQISEPLNCDYSIYIHNVTKEHAGTYHCVKFDGLSEHSEKKADEGTLVLVKGAEDPEPDLWIIQPQEMVLVTTGDTVFLNCTVFGNGPSGSIRWFLGTGLSREAIYNFGGISYSNVTAVRASNNDFSILLPDISTKDAGTYYCVKFHRKLNRQYLSGQGTMLRVKAKPTTSQEAEFSDEHVARMFPTGRKYKAAEVTAAGPRLTHRY